A portion of the Musa acuminata AAA Group cultivar baxijiao chromosome BXJ1-1, Cavendish_Baxijiao_AAA, whole genome shotgun sequence genome contains these proteins:
- the LOC135677730 gene encoding cell division cycle 20.2, cofactor of APC complex-like, whose translation MSSSRSSRVEYDRFIPFRSAMDMDYARFALTGPSRPQRDGSRESPSSVAYQKLLDDCILKNRSRILAFKTAPEAPASKLPQFDEPIRPQKKQQRRIPKEPERVLVIHGLLDDNVLNLLDWGSNNVLAIGLEDAVYLWHAANESTKLLQPVEDRGPITCIRWSPDCAVLAVAFGNSDLDLIDPATGHVVDGMEDENQAPVLSLAWRSNSILTVGRFDGTVVDYDFRKDDMFICFYNGHRRGVCSLKWSVLSGRYLASGGQDKLVHIWDACMPVSRHHPRQRQWLHRISSHTSIVKAVDWCPTRSNLLASGGGCNDHCVKFWNTVNGACLNSIDAGSEVCALLWDKNKSELLTSHGSLNNQLTLWNYPSMTRVAEVSGHSSRVLSLAGSPLGGVVASAAADETVRFWNIFETPKITKPELPFAQFNVIR comes from the coding sequence atgtcttcttcgcgttcTAGTCGTGTGGAGTACGACCGCTTCATCCCGTTCCGGTCGGCGATGGACATGGACTACGCACGCTTTGCCCTAACCGGGCCTTCGAGACCGCAGCGTGATGGTTCGAGGGAATCCCCATCGAGCGTGGCGTACCAAAAGCTTCTTGATGACTGCATTTTGAAGAACAGGTCTCGTATCCTCGCTTTCAAGACTGCACCTGAAGCGCCGGCCAGCAAGCTGCCCCAGTTTGACGAGCCCATTCGGCCGCAGAAGAAGCAGCAGAGGCGAATCCCGAAAGAACCAGAGAGGGTTTTGGTAATCCACGGCTtgttggatgataatgttttgaatctcctcgactggggaagcaataatgtgttggcAATTGGCCTTGAGGACGCAGTGTATCTCTGGCACGCTGCAAACGAGTCGACTAAGCTTCTACAACCTGTAGAAGACAGAGGACCTATCACTTGCATCCGCTGGTCGCCAGACTGTGCAGTTCTTGCTGTCGCATTTGGCAATTCAGATTTAGACCTGATTGATCCAGCAACAGGACATGTCGTGGATGGGATGGAAGATGAGAACCAGGCCCCTGTGTTGTCACTTGCGTGGAGAAGTAATTCAATCTTGACAGTCGGAAGATTTGATGGCACTGTTGTTGATTATGACTTTAGAAAGGATGACATGTTCATCTGTTTCTATAATGGGCATCGGCGTGGagtttgtagtcttaaatggtccGTGTTGTCCGGGCGGTATTTGGCGAGTGGAGGGCAGGACAAACTAGTGCACATATGGGATGCCTGCATGCCTGTCTCACGTCACCATCCACGTCAACGTCAATGGCTTCACAGGATCAGCAGCCACACTTCCATTGTGAAGGCCGTTGACTGGTGCCCAACTCGGAGCAACCtgctggcttctggtggaggTTGCAATGATCATTGCGTTAAGTTTTGGAACACCGTTAATGGTGCTTGCTTGAACTCGATTGATGCTGGCTCTGAAGTTTGTGCATTACTATGGGACAAAAACAAATCTGAATTACTGACCTCCCATGGTTCGCTGAACAATCAACTCACCTTGTGGAATTACCCATCCATGACGAGAGTGGCTGAGGTTTCCGGTCATTCATCCCGGGTTCTTTCCTTGGCTGGGAGTCCACTGGGaggtgtagtagcttctgcagCAGCAGATGAGACAGTCAGGTTTTGGAATATCTTTGAGACTCCCAAAATAACAAAACCTGAACTGCCCTTTGCCCAATTTAATGTCATAAGATGA